ATCGGGCTGCGGGGGGCGGTCGGCGGGCTGCTCGTCGTGGTCGCCACCCTGCTGGGGCAGCGGGCGGGCGAGGCCCATCCCGAGACGCCCACCCCGCAGGCCGAAACCTCCTAGCCGCTCAGCGGCGGTCCGGCACCAGCAAGGTCCGCAGCGCCGGGGAGGCGCCCCACACCCCCATCAGGCCCTCGCGCAGGACCGAGCGGCGCACGGCGGTGTACAGCGGGGTGGGCAGCTCGGCCGACGGATAGACCCCGGTGCGCCCCTGGGCACCCACCCGCACCCCCAGCGGAAACCCCAGGGTCAGGGTCGCCACCAGCACGCCCCCCAGCAGCAGTCCACCCAGCGCCCCGGCCCCGGTATGCCAGCGCGGCGCGGGTCCCGCCTGCGTCAGCACCAGGCGGCGCAGCCCCACGCTCAGGGCCAGGCCCAGCACCAGCGCGGCGCCCAGGGCCAGCGCCCACCCGCCCGCCGCCTGCCCAGCGCGGTTGGCGAGCCAGCACGCCAGCACGCCGCCCGCCCCCCACGCCAGCCCTGCCAGCCCCCGCCGGGCGCCCAGCGCGGTCAGCACGGCCCAGACCGTCACGAGCAGAGCGTCGAACCAGGTGATCACGCGGGCCAGTCTAGCGGCCCAGCCGGGAGATGGTGGGCGCGGCTGCCGTTCCCGGCGGGGGGGCGTCTACACTGGGGGCATGATCCGTGTCCTGCTCGTCGACGACCACGCGCTGTTCCGCCAGGGGTTGCGCAGCCTGCTCGAAAGCGAGGGCATGCGGGTGATCGGGGAAGCCGCCAACGGTCGCGAGGCCATCCGTTACGCCGCCGAGACGCACCCCGACGTGATCCTGATGGACATCCAGATGCCCGAACTCGACGGGGTGAAGGCCACCCAGAGCATCCTCGAGATCGACCCCAAGTCGAGGGTCATCATGATCACCATGTACCGCCAGGACCGCTACGTGTTCGAGGCGGTCAAGGCCGGGGCACGCGGCTACGTGCTCAAGGACGCCGACGCCGCCACCCTGATCGACGCCATTCGCCGGGTGGCCGCTGGCGAGGCGCTGCTCGACGCCGATATGGCCCAGAACGTCCTCGACGACTTCCGCGACAAGCGCGAGGAGTTGCCCTCGGAAAAGCACGCCGACCTCAACGAGCGCGAGACGATGATCCTCAAGCTGCTGGCCCAGGGCTTCTCCAACCAGGACATCGCCCTGCGGCTCGACATCTCGGAAAAGACCGTGCGCAACCGCCTCTCCGAGATTTTCACCAAGCTGCAACTCAACAACCGCACCCAGGCGGCCCTGTACGCGATCCGCGAGGGCATCGCCAATCTGGACTAGGGGAGACGTGGCCCGGTCCAGGTCGGCGGCCCGAATCGCCCGAGCGCTTCCTCCCGCCCCGCCCGTCACCTTCCGGGCGGGCTGTGCCCGCGAGTGGACCCTGGCCTCCGCCGAGGCTGACCTCGCCTACACCGAGCAGGCCTTTCCCGAGTGCCCAGCCTGCCCCCACCGGGTCGAGCCGGAGGGCACGCTGCCCTTCTGCACCCTGCGTCCGGTGGGGGCAGCCCACCCGTTCGCGGCCCTCGCTGGGCTACAACTGCCCGAATGACCCCACCTGACCTCTGGCTGGCCGACCTCCGCTCGCGCGGGTACGTGGGCGAGGTCGGGCTCCTCGTCACCGACCTCGCGGGAGCCGAGCTGTTCGCCCTGGACCCTGACCGCTCCTTTCCAGCGGCGAGCACGATCAAGGTGCCGCTGCTCGTTCAAGCACTGGGGGAAGCGCAGGCGGGGCGGCTCGACCTCTCGGTCCGCGTGACGATGACGGCGCAGGACCGGGTGCCGGGCTCGGGCGTGCTGCACGAGCTGGGGGCGGGCTTGGCCCTGACCTGGCAGGACGTGCTCACCCTGATGACTGTGGTGAGCGACAACACCGCCACGAACCTTGTCATCGACCGGCTGGGCGAGGGGGCAGTCAACGCCTGGCTCGCGGAGCACGGGCTCACCCACACCCACCTCGTCGGCAGGTTGCAACTGCCCCCCGATCG
This genomic interval from Deinococcus sp. HSC-46F16 contains the following:
- a CDS encoding response regulator transcription factor; its protein translation is MIRVLLVDDHALFRQGLRSLLESEGMRVIGEAANGREAIRYAAETHPDVILMDIQMPELDGVKATQSILEIDPKSRVIMITMYRQDRYVFEAVKAGARGYVLKDADAATLIDAIRRVAAGEALLDADMAQNVLDDFRDKREELPSEKHADLNERETMILKLLAQGFSNQDIALRLDISEKTVRNRLSEIFTKLQLNNRTQAALYAIREGIANLD
- a CDS encoding serine hydrolase, translating into MTPPDLWLADLRSRGYVGEVGLLVTDLAGAELFALDPDRSFPAASTIKVPLLVQALGEAQAGRLDLSVRVTMTAQDRVPGSGVLHELGAGLALTWQDVLTLMTVVSDNTATNLVIDRLGEGAVNAWLAEHGLTHTHLVGRLQLPPDRQTEAQRRGKRNRTSARDQVALLGRLARGELLDAPHTELALSILARQQFRDLLGRHVPRDTDGEPLYRVASKSGELRGVHHDVGLLFTPRPLVVALLSEGGADPREHPDNRDVGVLASALWPLLASLGGVHGPHAGDI